The nucleotide window GGCCCGTCCGAGGAGGCGACCACCCTCATGAACGCCGCATCCGCCAAGCCCGTGGAGCGTCAGCTGCCCACCGAGGAGGCCCGCGAGCTGCTCACCCTCACCCGTGAGCTGGTCGCCCGCGAGCTCCAGCCCCGGGCCGCCGAGGACGAGGCCGCCGGCCGCTTCCCCCGCGACGTGTTCGCCACCCTGGGCGAGGCCGGCCTGCTCTCGCTGCCCTACCCCGAGCAGTTCGGCGGCGGCGACCAGCCCTACGAGGTCTACCTCCAGGTGCTGGAGGAGCTGGCCGCCGGCTGGCTCGCGGTCGGCCTCGGGGTCAGCGTGCACACCCTGTCCTGCCACGCCCTAGCCGGCTTCGGCACCGACGAGCAGCGCGCGGCCTGGCTGCCCGGCATGCTCTCCGGCGCCCAGCTCGGCGCCTACTGCCTCTCCGAGCCGCAGGCCGGCTCGGACGCCGCCTCGCTGCGCACCCGCGCCGAGTCGACCGCCGACGGCTACGTGATCCGCGGCACCAAGGCCTGGATCACCCACGGCGGCAAGGCCGACTTCTACAGCGCGATCGTGCGCACCGGGGAGGACGGCCCGCGCGGCATAAGCTGCCTGCTGGTCCCCGGCGACGCCGCCAACCTCTCGGCCGCCCCGCCGGAGCACAAGATGGGCATGAACAGCTCGCCCACCGCGCAACTGCACTTCGACGGCGTCGAGGTGGACCGCGAGCGGCTGATCGGCGAACTCGGCCAGGGCTTCCAGATCGCGCTGGCCGCGCTGGACTCCGGCCGGCTCGGCATCGCCGCCTGCGCGATCGGCGTGGCCCAGGCCGCGCTCGACCTGGCGGTGGAGTACGCCGGCACCCGCAAGCAGTTCGGCCGCCCGATCGCCGACTTCCAGGGCCTGTCCTTCATGCTCGCCGACATGGCCACCCAGATCGAGGCCGGCCGCGCGCTCTACCTGTCCGCCGCCCGCCGCAAGGACGCCGGCCTGGCGTTCTCCAAGCAGGCCGCGATGGCCAAGCTGTTCTGCACCGACACCGCGATGAAGGTCACCACCGACGCGGTCCAGGTGCTCGGCGGCTACGGCTACACCCAGGACTTCCCCGCCGAGCGCTACATGCGCGAGGCCAAGGTGCTGCAGATCGTCGAGGGCACCAACCAGATCCAGCGGCTGGTGATCGGCCGCCACCTGACCCGGGTCTGAGCCCCGGAGAAACGCAGGGCCGGCCCGCGGGCCGGCCCTGCGTCGTTGCTCGGCCGGGCCGGGCCGGCCCGGCCCCGCTCAGCGGTGGGCCACGGCCGCCCGGGGCGCCTGGCGCATCTGCGGCACCCGGTGCGCGAGCTTGGCGCCGCCCGGACCGTCGGCGTGCGAGAACGGCTGGGTGCGCCAGTCGAGTTGGGCGGGCAGCGTGAGCAGCGCGGCCAGCGGGCCGGCCTGCTCGTCGGCGTCGGGCAGCACCTGGGCCAGTTCGTCGGTCGGCACCCCGGACCCCGGGCAGAGCGCCGGGGAGAACGGGTGCCAGGCCTGCCGGAGCACCGCGTGCTGCGGCAGCTGCTCCTCGTCGCCGACCAGCGCGATCGCACGGTGGCACTCCGGGCAGTCCACCCGGACGATCTCCCAGGTCTCCGGCTCGCCCGGGTCGGCCCCCGGGGCGCGGTCGAGACCCGGGACGAGATACTCGCCCTCGGTGTCCTCGAAATCTTCGGCGCGCGGCGCGCGCGGTTCGGTGGAAGGCATCATTTCCCCCTGGGACTGGGGCCCTGTAATCCCCTGGAACGGGGCTACCGAGTGGGCCTGAATGGGGTCCTACGGACAGGGCCGGGCCGACGCGGCCGGGGCCAACACGAGCACTTCCCGCTGACGGACCCTCATAACCCTGCAGGTGGCCGCAGGGTGATGCACCGGAGTGTGGCCTTCGCCACATTCCGTAGGCATGTGCCGCGGGCGAGCTCCGGCCGACGTGACGGGCGTCCGGAGCCCAGGCGTCGGGTAGGTTTACTCCTCGTGGAGGATCTCGACCAGCGCATCGTTCAGCTCCTCGTCCAGGACGGGCGGATGAGCTACACCGACCTGGGCAAGGCCACCGGCCTGTCCACCTCGGCCGTCCACCAGCGGGTCCGCCGGCTGGAGCAGCGCGGGGTGATCCGCGGCTACTCGGCGCTCATCAACCCGGACGCGGTCAACCTCGCGCTCACCGCCTTCATCTCGGTCAAACCCTTCGACCCGAGCGCCCCCGACGACGTGCCGGAGCGCCTCGCCGGGCTGCCCGAGATCGAGGCCTGCCACAGCGTCGCGGGCGACGAGAACTACATCCTCAAGGTGCGGGTCGGCGCCCCCGGCGACCTGGAGGACCTGCTCGCCCGCATCCGCAGCGCGGCCGGCGTCTCCACCCGCACCACCGTGGTGCTCTCCACCCCCTACGAGGCCCGCCCGCCCAAGCTGTAGGCCCCCTGTCCCATACCGGGACAACCCGGGTGCAGACTGCGGGAGCTTAAGTCGATCGGGGGGCGGCGTCGCGGGCCGATGGCTCTCGCCTGGACGGCTTCTCCTCGGTCGCCAATGCTCCGCATGGACTCCCTCGTCGGCACCGCCCAGACTCGGCCCTCGACCCGCTCCTTCACCCACCCCCCGATCGACTTAAGCTCCTGCCATGACCGAACGCACCCCCCGCACCGTGCTGCTGCGCGGCGGCAACGTCTACAGCCCGGCCGACCCCTTCGCCACCGCGATGCTGATCGAGGGCGAGCACGTCGCCTGGGTCGGCAGCGAGGGCGCCGCCGACGCCTACGCGGCGGTCGCCGACGAGGTGGTCGAGCTGGACGGTGCGCTGGTCACCCCGGCCTTCGTGGACGCCCACGTGCACGCCACCTCGGCCGGCCTCGCCCTCACCGGCCTGGACCTGACCGGCTGCCCCTCGCTGGCCGAGGCGCTGCGCCGGGTCGCCGAGTTCTCCGCCGCCACCGACGGCGTGCTGATCGGCCACGGCTGGGACGAGACCGGCTGGCCCGAGGGCCGCCCGCCGACCCTCGCCGAGCTGGACGCGGCAGCCGCCGGCGCCCCGCTCTACCTGTCCCGCACCGACGTGCACTCCGCGCTCGCCACCAGCGCGCTGCGCGCCGCCACCCCGGGCCTGGCCGACCTGCCGGGCCACCACCCGGACGGCCCGCTCACCCGGGACGCCCACCACGCCGTCCGCAAGGCCGCGTTGGCCCACCTCACCGACGAGCAGCGGCGCACCGCCCAACGCGCCACCCTGCGGCACGCCGCGAGCCTGGGCATCGCCGCGCTGCACGAGTGCGCCGGCCCGGAGATCTCCTCCGCCGCCGACCTGGCCGCCCTGCTGGAGCTGGCCGCCGCCGAGGACGGCCCCGAGGTATTCGGCTACTGGGGCGAGCTCGGCGGCGTCGAGCGGGCCCGCGAGCTCGGCGCGGTCGGCGCCGGCGGCGACCTCTTCGTGGACGGCGCCCTCGGCTCGCACA belongs to Kitasatospora viridis and includes:
- a CDS encoding Lrp/AsnC family transcriptional regulator, which translates into the protein MEDLDQRIVQLLVQDGRMSYTDLGKATGLSTSAVHQRVRRLEQRGVIRGYSALINPDAVNLALTAFISVKPFDPSAPDDVPERLAGLPEIEACHSVAGDENYILKVRVGAPGDLEDLLARIRSAAGVSTRTTVVLSTPYEARPPKL
- a CDS encoding acyl-CoA dehydrogenase family protein, translating into MNAASAKPVERQLPTEEARELLTLTRELVARELQPRAAEDEAAGRFPRDVFATLGEAGLLSLPYPEQFGGGDQPYEVYLQVLEELAAGWLAVGLGVSVHTLSCHALAGFGTDEQRAAWLPGMLSGAQLGAYCLSEPQAGSDAASLRTRAESTADGYVIRGTKAWITHGGKADFYSAIVRTGEDGPRGISCLLVPGDAANLSAAPPEHKMGMNSSPTAQLHFDGVEVDRERLIGELGQGFQIALAALDSGRLGIAACAIGVAQAALDLAVEYAGTRKQFGRPIADFQGLSFMLADMATQIEAGRALYLSAARRKDAGLAFSKQAAMAKLFCTDTAMKVTTDAVQVLGGYGYTQDFPAERYMREAKVLQIVEGTNQIQRLVIGRHLTRV
- a CDS encoding amidohydrolase, whose protein sequence is MTERTPRTVLLRGGNVYSPADPFATAMLIEGEHVAWVGSEGAADAYAAVADEVVELDGALVTPAFVDAHVHATSAGLALTGLDLTGCPSLAEALRRVAEFSAATDGVLIGHGWDETGWPEGRPPTLAELDAAAAGAPLYLSRTDVHSALATSALRAATPGLADLPGHHPDGPLTRDAHHAVRKAALAHLTDEQRRTAQRATLRHAASLGIAALHECAGPEISSAADLAALLELAAAEDGPEVFGYWGELGGVERARELGAVGAGGDLFVDGALGSHTACLRAPYQDAPAGDEGATGAAYLTADQVAEHVAACTEAGLQAGFHAIGDAALDAVLAGVRAAADRVGLPAVKALRHRVEHAEALDEKAIAAFVELGLTASVQPAFDAAWGGPDGMYAARLGAERAAGLNPFAALLRAGVPLAFGSDAPVTPLDPWGTVRAAAFHRTPEHRISVRAAFAAHTRGGWRALGRDQEGVLVPGAPASYAVWRTGELVVQAPDSRVAGWSTDPRSGTPGLPDLTPGSELPVCLRTAVRGRTVYLAG